A window from Apus apus isolate bApuApu2 chromosome 29, bApuApu2.pri.cur, whole genome shotgun sequence encodes these proteins:
- the DSN1 gene encoding kinetochore-associated protein DSN1 homolog — MEEPPHREPEGEKKVDPELPAAPSRPCEGLEKEGGAHPAADAVADPDPGEKKADPEQFLKSSDPADVSKKTVAPLMTTETTGRKRSHASPSLKKKPLGSNPKKVSPWKNSPGKDQALSPFRLSPRGFFTTPQSKRRRSWRRSSLKGTKRRKSLPPVHQDATELSKSISLDLPETDRLALLLLSSFQFSAQKLEHSLQQNQGFNLEEFQAKVHSVSEELKLHLQKLKRDGTLQRCIQDPQGVSLDSALDESVAQIKEHMTRFSAECRSWDQLLQNYQESAEEMSRQLEGIQRDPSLVEPLSYLQTSQASVLSSKPNYQQILDSQGEVLSSMELVLDELQQAVQVLQSFSEDSRQYLRGLSEQLATRTFRQLENSPVRKLLAAPPRKPLPPEG, encoded by the exons ATGGAGGAGCCTCCTCACAGGGAAcctgagggagaaaaaaaggtggaTCCGGAGCTTCCCGCTGCCCCATCGCGACCCTGTGAGGGGTTGGAGAAAGAG ggTGGAGCCCACCCTGCGGCTGATGCTGTGGCAG ATCCTGAccctggagagaaaaaagcagatCCTGAGCAGTTCCTCAAGTCGTCTGACCCAGCTGATGTCAGCAAAAAGACCGTGGCTCCCCTCATGACCACAGAAACCACCGGCAGGAAAAGATCCCACGCAAGTCCCAGCCTGAAGAAAAAACCCCTCGGATCTAATCCTAAGAAGGTTTCTCCCTGGAAAAACAGCCCCGGGAAAGACCAGGCACTGAGTCCTTTCAGGCTTTCCCCCCGAGGGTTTTTCACCACTCCTCAATCCAAACGCCGTCGCTCCTGGCGCCGCTCCAGCCTGAAGGGGACAAAGCGCCGAAAATCCCTCCCCCCTGTTCACCAAGATGCCACTG aattaagcAAATCAATTAGTCTGGATCTGCCAGAGACAGACAGGTTGgctcttctgctcctctccagtTTCCAG ttttcagCACAGAAGCTGGAACACTCCCTACAGCAGAACCAGGGTTTCAACCTTGAGGAATTCCAGGCTAAAG TTCACTCGGTGTCGGAGGAGCTGAAGCTCCACCTGCAGAAGCTGAAGAGGGATGGGACCCTCCAACGCTGCATCCAGGACCCCCAGGG GGTCTCCCTGGATTCTGCTTTGGATGAGTCAGTGGCCCAAATTAAGGAGCACATGACCAG GTTCTCTGCCGAGTGTCGCTCCTGGGATCAGCTCCTTCAGAACTACCAAGAAAGTGCTGAAGAAATGTCCag gcagctggAAGGAATCCAGCGGGATCCCAGCCTAGTGGAGCCCCTCAGTTACCTCCAAACCTCCCAGGCCTCTGTTCTCAGCAGCAAACCCAACTACCAGCAGATCCTGGATTCCCAGGGGGAGGTTCTGAGTTCCATGGAGCTGGTG CTGGACGAGCTCCAGCAAGCAGTGCAGGTGCTGCAGAGCTTCAGCGAGGACAGCCGGCAGTACCTCCGGGGCCTGTCGGAGCAGCTCG ccaCCAGGACCTTCCGGCAGCTGGAGAACTCCCCCGTGCGGAAGCTGCTCGCCGCCCCGCCGAGGAAACCGCTGCCTCCGGAGGGCTGA
- the MVB12A gene encoding multivesicular body subunit 12A, protein MAATGEAPLTGVAWAATPEAAPAGWTPITVTVEGAAANLGKGFGHRSGGYLCVSSGGAQAPVVTDVQVLSDRSPQPAGYSRAPEFPEPRTGLSRKKRLYVQLLPRDAANTAVLDLKLSSKSKALPHYMKIGEMGHFAIWCKKGPVPKPSPPPVPKPRTLSTGLKELSLHPPGSRTSPGWSQSRSPGAGGSIKRAPQDESLYDTYSIYSLSAMDGVPFTLHPKFESRLSSTPLLADLTVKSLADIEKEYNYGFVVERTAAARLPPTVC, encoded by the exons ATGGCGGCGACCGGGGAGGCTCCGCTCACCGGCGTGGCCTGGGCCGCGACCCCCGAGGCCGCCCCCGCCGGCTGGACCCCG ATCACCGTGACCGTGGAGGGCGCGGCGGCGAATTTAGGCAAAGGTTTCGGGCACCGGAGCGGCGGGTACTTGTGCGTGAGCAGCGGCGGAGCGCAG GCTCCGGTGGTGACCGATGTGCAGGTGCTGAGCGACCGGAGCCCGCAACCCGCCGGGTACAGCCGCGCTCCCGAGTTCCCGGAGCCTC GCACCGGCCTCTCCCGGAAGAAACGCCTCTACGTGCAGCTGCTCCCGCGGGACGCGGCCAACACGGCGGTGCTGGATCTCAAACTGAGCTCCAAGAGCAAAGCCCTTCCCCACTACATGAAAATAGG GGAAATGGGACATTTTGCCATTTGGTGTAAAAAAGGGCCGGTTCCAAAGCCCAGTCCCCCACCTGTTCCCAAGCCCAGGACACTCAGCACTGGCCTGAAGGAGCTTTCCCTCCATCCCCCCGGCTCCAGGACTTCTCCAGGATGGAGCCAAAGCAG GTCCccaggggctggaggcagcatcAAACGGGCTCCTCAGGATGAGTCTCTCTATGACACCTACAGCATCTACAGCCTCTCAG CCATGGATGGAGTCCCCTTCACCCTCCACCCCAAATTTGAGAGCAGACTCAGCTCCACA CCTCTCCTTGCTGACCTGACCGTGAAATCTCTCGCCGACATCGAGAAGGAG TACAATTATGGTTTTGTGGTGGAAAGGACGGCAGCCGCGCGACTCCCACCCACCGTTTGTTAA